The following are encoded together in the Streptomyces sp. NBC_01717 genome:
- a CDS encoding GH1 family beta-glucosidase: MSTFPPGFRWGVATSAYQIEGAAREDGRGPSIWDTFSHTPGKIAGDENGDVAIDHYHRYRDDVALMAELGLNSYRFSVSWPRVQPTGSGQAAPRGLDFYRRLVDELLGYGIKPALTLYHWDLPQDLEDAGGWPERDTAYRFAEYAALVGEALGDRVEQWITINEPWCGAFLGYGSGVHAPGRTDPVAALRAAHHFNLAHGLATSALRGVLPSSNSIAVSLNSVSVRSVTDSPEDQVARRRIDDLANGIFHGPMLHGAYPEHLFADTAQVTDWSFVRDQDLAVSHQRLDWLGLNYYTPALVSAAADPASASCMEGLGTSAHSPWPGVDDISFHQPPGERTAMGWTVDPSGLYDLLLRYSGEVPGLPLYVTENGAAYDDKPEPDGRVHDAERIAYLNGHLAAVRRAIRDGADVRGYYLWSLLDNFEWSYGYEKRFGSVYVDYATLARTPKSSAIWYGRAARNGSLPPVDDCI; encoded by the coding sequence ACGTCCGCATACCAGATCGAAGGAGCGGCACGCGAGGACGGCCGCGGCCCCTCCATCTGGGATACCTTCAGTCACACGCCAGGGAAGATCGCCGGCGACGAGAACGGCGACGTCGCCATCGACCATTACCATCGCTACCGCGACGACGTTGCGCTCATGGCCGAGCTCGGACTGAACTCGTACCGCTTCTCAGTGTCTTGGCCGAGGGTGCAGCCGACCGGGAGCGGCCAAGCAGCCCCGCGCGGTCTGGACTTCTACCGTCGGCTCGTCGACGAACTGCTCGGTTATGGCATCAAGCCTGCCCTCACCCTCTACCACTGGGACCTGCCGCAGGATCTGGAGGACGCGGGCGGCTGGCCGGAGCGCGACACGGCGTACCGGTTCGCCGAGTACGCTGCGCTGGTCGGTGAGGCCCTGGGCGACCGGGTCGAGCAGTGGATCACGATCAACGAGCCGTGGTGCGGGGCATTCCTCGGCTACGGCTCGGGCGTACACGCGCCGGGCCGCACCGACCCGGTGGCGGCCCTGCGCGCCGCCCACCATTTCAACCTCGCCCATGGCCTGGCCACATCAGCCCTACGCGGCGTCTTGCCGTCCAGTAACAGCATCGCGGTGAGCCTGAACTCGGTGAGCGTTCGGTCGGTCACGGACTCGCCAGAGGACCAGGTGGCCCGGCGGCGCATCGACGACCTGGCGAACGGGATCTTCCACGGTCCGATGCTGCACGGCGCCTACCCCGAGCACTTGTTCGCGGACACTGCCCAGGTTACGGACTGGTCGTTCGTACGCGACCAAGACCTAGCGGTCAGCCACCAGCGGCTGGACTGGCTGGGCCTGAACTACTACACGCCCGCACTGGTGTCCGCGGCCGCCGACCCCGCCTCTGCGTCCTGCATGGAGGGGCTCGGCACGAGCGCGCACTCCCCTTGGCCGGGCGTGGACGACATCTCTTTCCACCAGCCGCCGGGCGAGCGCACCGCGATGGGCTGGACCGTCGACCCCTCCGGTCTGTACGACCTGCTGCTGCGCTACAGCGGAGAGGTGCCGGGACTGCCCCTATACGTCACCGAGAATGGCGCCGCGTACGACGACAAGCCCGAGCCGGACGGCCGGGTACACGACGCGGAGCGGATCGCCTATCTAAATGGGCACCTGGCTGCCGTTCGCCGCGCTATCCGGGACGGGGCGGACGTGCGTGGTTACTACCTGTGGTCCCTGCTGGACAACTTCGAGTGGTCGTACGGCTACGAGAAGCGGTTCGGCTCCGTTTACGTCGACTACGCAACCTTGGCCCGCACCCCCAAGTCGAGTGCCATTTGGTACGGGCGAGCGGCGCGGAACGGATCCCTGCCCCCGGTCGACGACTGCATATAG